A stretch of Bordetella genomosp. 13 DNA encodes these proteins:
- a CDS encoding SDR family NAD(P)-dependent oxidoreductase: MTDRRLQGKVALVAGAGSSAPGWSIGKACCVTLARQGATVVALDYHLSAAEDAAHAVAEAGGQALPVQADVSDPQAMQAAVDVAMARCGRIDVLQANAGIGKVGGPEDIELAEWDRIQQVNVNSLLIATRLAAPIMRRQGGGAIVAVSSVAGLRYVGYPHLAYSVSKAAVIHFARMAAQQYAPDSIRVNTVVPGLIDTPRVAANVARMFDADDLDAARAARDRQVPMRRMGTPWEVANAVAFLASDEASYITGTELVVDGGLTGKYA, from the coding sequence ATGACGGATCGACGATTGCAGGGCAAGGTGGCCCTGGTGGCGGGCGCGGGCAGTTCGGCGCCGGGCTGGAGCATCGGCAAGGCCTGCTGCGTGACGCTCGCGCGCCAGGGCGCGACGGTGGTGGCGCTGGATTACCACCTGTCGGCCGCCGAGGATGCCGCCCATGCCGTGGCCGAGGCCGGCGGGCAGGCGCTGCCGGTGCAGGCCGACGTGTCCGATCCCCAGGCGATGCAAGCCGCCGTGGACGTCGCCATGGCCCGCTGCGGCAGGATAGACGTGCTGCAGGCCAATGCCGGCATCGGCAAGGTGGGCGGACCCGAGGACATCGAGCTGGCCGAATGGGATCGCATCCAACAGGTCAACGTGAACAGCCTGCTGATCGCCACGCGGCTGGCGGCGCCCATTATGCGACGCCAAGGCGGCGGGGCCATCGTGGCGGTGTCGTCGGTGGCGGGCCTGCGCTATGTGGGCTATCCGCACCTGGCCTACAGCGTCAGCAAGGCCGCCGTCATCCACTTCGCCCGCATGGCCGCGCAGCAATACGCGCCCGATAGCATACGCGTGAACACCGTCGTGCCCGGCCTGATCGACACGCCGCGCGTGGCGGCCAACGTGGCGCGCATGTTCGATGCCGACGACTTGGACGCTGCCCGCGCGGCGCGGGATCGCCAGGTGCCCATGCGCCGCATGGGCACGCCATGGGAAGTGGCCAACGCCGTGGCGTTCCTGGCCTCGGACGAGGCCTCGTACATCACGGGAACGGAGCTGGTGGTGGACGGCGGGCTGACGGGCAAGTACGCGTAG
- the grxD gene encoding Grx4 family monothiol glutaredoxin, whose amino-acid sequence MSDVQEFIRETVTQHPVVLFMKGTAQFPQCGFSGRAIQILKDCGVKKLVTVNVLEDDEVRQGIKEFANWPTIPQLYVKGEFIGGSDIMSEMHGSGELKQLLEESGATA is encoded by the coding sequence ATGAGCGACGTGCAAGAATTCATCCGCGAAACCGTGACCCAGCATCCCGTGGTGCTGTTCATGAAGGGCACCGCCCAGTTCCCGCAATGCGGCTTCTCGGGCCGCGCCATCCAGATCCTGAAGGACTGTGGCGTCAAGAAACTGGTTACCGTCAACGTGCTGGAAGACGACGAAGTGCGCCAGGGCATCAAGGAATTCGCCAACTGGCCCACCATTCCGCAGCTCTACGTAAAGGGCGAGTTCATCGGCGGCTCGGACATCATGTCCGAAATGCACGGCAGCGGCGAGCTGAAGCAACTGCTCGAAGAATCCGGCGCCACGGCCTGA
- the prmC gene encoding peptide chain release factor N(5)-glutamine methyltransferase: MTRILDLLNDPRLPRLEARMLLEHALHKPRAWLLAHDTDPAPAAAAQAYRTLIERRLAGEPMAYLLGEREFMGHMLRVTPDVLIPRPDTELLVETALEMLSGRPGAALLDLGTGSGAIAVSIALARPRCEVSATDASAAALAVAADNANRLGARVRLLQGDWFDALPAGERFDVIVSNPPYICSTDPHLQQGDLRHEPRGALTDGADGLRDLARIAADAPRWLRPGGALWLEHGWDQAEAVRSLLQQAGFTGVASRRDLAGIERISGGYL, translated from the coding sequence ATGACCCGCATCCTCGACCTGCTGAACGACCCACGCCTGCCGCGCCTGGAGGCGCGCATGCTGCTGGAGCACGCGCTGCACAAGCCGCGCGCCTGGCTGCTGGCGCATGACACCGACCCCGCGCCGGCCGCGGCGGCGCAGGCCTATCGGACGTTGATCGAGCGCCGCCTGGCGGGCGAGCCCATGGCGTATCTGTTGGGCGAGCGCGAGTTCATGGGGCACATGCTCCGCGTGACGCCGGACGTGCTGATCCCGCGGCCCGATACCGAGCTGCTGGTGGAGACGGCCCTGGAAATGCTGTCCGGGCGGCCGGGGGCGGCGCTGCTGGACCTGGGCACGGGCAGCGGCGCCATCGCGGTCTCCATCGCGCTGGCGCGCCCGCGGTGCGAGGTCAGCGCCACCGATGCCAGCGCGGCCGCGCTGGCGGTGGCGGCCGACAACGCCAACCGGCTGGGCGCACGCGTGCGCCTGTTGCAGGGCGACTGGTTCGACGCCTTGCCGGCGGGCGAGCGTTTCGACGTGATCGTTTCCAACCCGCCCTACATCTGCAGCACGGATCCGCACCTGCAGCAGGGCGATCTGCGGCACGAGCCGCGCGGCGCCCTGACGGACGGCGCCGACGGCCTGCGCGACCTGGCGCGCATCGCGGCCGATGCGCCCCGCTGGCTGCGCCCGGGCGGTGCGTTGTGGCTGGAGCATGGCTGGGACCAGGCCGAGGCCGTGCGCAGCCTGTTGCAGCAAGCCGGCTTCACCGGCGTTGCCAGCCGGCGCGACCTGGCCGGCATCGAGCGCATTTCCGGCGGATACCTATAA
- the prfA gene encoding peptide chain release factor 1, with product MKASMRSRLEQLAHRLIEVDALLSDPDSASDMERFRKLSRERAELEPVVAAFNTFLATEGDIATAQEMLSDPDMRDMAEEELKAGKTRLETLEAELQLLLLPRDPDDGRSLFLEIRAGTGGDESALFSGDLLRMYTRYAEQRGWRVELMSESPSELGGYKEVIARIDGEGAYGRLKFESGAHRVQRVPATEAQGRIHTSACTVAVMPEADEMGDIVINPSDLRIDTFRASGAGGQHINKTDSAVRITHLPTGLVVECQDDRSQHRNKDKAMQVLAARLKDKELRERQSKEAAERKSLIGSGDRSERIRTYNFPQGRVTDHRINLTLYKLQNIMEGDLDELTGALIAEHQAEQLAALGDDL from the coding sequence ATGAAAGCATCCATGCGCAGCCGGCTGGAACAGCTGGCCCATCGCCTCATCGAGGTCGATGCGCTGCTGTCCGACCCCGATTCCGCATCCGACATGGAACGCTTCCGCAAGCTGTCGCGCGAGCGCGCGGAACTCGAGCCCGTGGTGGCTGCCTTCAACACGTTCCTGGCTACCGAGGGCGACATCGCCACGGCGCAGGAGATGCTGTCCGATCCCGACATGCGCGACATGGCGGAAGAGGAACTGAAGGCGGGCAAGACGCGCCTGGAAACGCTGGAAGCCGAGCTGCAGTTGCTGCTGCTGCCGCGCGATCCCGATGATGGCCGCAGCCTGTTCCTGGAAATCCGCGCGGGCACGGGCGGCGACGAGAGCGCGCTGTTCTCGGGCGACCTGCTGCGCATGTACACGCGCTACGCCGAGCAGCGCGGCTGGCGCGTCGAGCTGATGTCGGAGAGCCCGTCGGAACTGGGCGGCTACAAGGAAGTGATCGCGCGCATCGACGGCGAGGGCGCCTATGGCCGGCTGAAGTTCGAGTCGGGCGCGCATCGCGTGCAGCGTGTGCCCGCCACCGAGGCGCAGGGCCGCATCCACACGTCGGCGTGCACGGTGGCCGTGATGCCCGAGGCCGACGAGATGGGCGACATCGTCATCAACCCCAGCGACCTGCGCATCGATACGTTCCGCGCCAGCGGCGCGGGCGGCCAGCACATCAACAAGACCGACTCGGCGGTGCGCATCACGCACCTGCCCACCGGCCTGGTGGTGGAGTGCCAGGACGACCGTTCGCAGCACCGCAACAAGGACAAGGCCATGCAGGTGCTGGCCGCGCGCCTGAAGGACAAGGAACTGCGCGAGCGCCAGAGCAAGGAAGCCGCCGAGCGCAAGAGCCTGATCGGGTCGGGCGATCGTTCCGAACGCATCCGCACCTACAACTTCCCGCAAGGTCGCGTCACCGACCATCGCATCAACCTTACGCTTTACAAGCTGCAGAACATCATGGAAGGCGACCTGGACGAGCTGACCGGAGCGCTGATCGCCGAGCACCAGGCCGAACAGCTGGCGGCGCTGGGCGACGACCTGTAG
- the hemA gene encoding glutamyl-tRNA reductase → MSVAVLAFGLNHTSAPVSVRERVSMPVDLVKPALEGLRMAFGGSVREAAILSTCNRTEVYCAAEPHVAEQLPVWLADHNRIEAVALDPHLYRHHQGDAVRHAFRVASGLDSMVLGEPQILGQMKDAVRAADAAGSLGTLLHQLFQRTFSVAKEVRSQTAIGAQSVSMAAAAVRLAERVFGKLDQARVLFIGAGEMIELCATHFAAQRPHSMVVANRTVERAEALAGRFAAGTMKLADLTERLSEFDVIVSCTASSLPIMGLGMVERATKLRRHRPMVMVDLAVPRDIEPEVGRLDDVYLYSVDDLGRLVQTGTDARRAAVVQAEAIIENRVQGFMHWMQSREVVPVIRDLHQAAADVQAAELDRARRALARGDSPEAVLEQLAHGLTQKYLHGPLAALNRSEGDERRQLLGWMPRLFPNRDTRR, encoded by the coding sequence ATGTCCGTCGCCGTCCTCGCCTTCGGTCTGAATCACACCTCCGCTCCGGTTTCGGTGCGCGAGCGCGTGTCCATGCCCGTAGACCTGGTCAAGCCCGCGCTGGAAGGCCTGCGCATGGCGTTCGGCGGGTCGGTCCGCGAAGCGGCCATCCTGTCCACCTGTAATCGCACCGAGGTCTACTGTGCGGCCGAGCCGCACGTGGCCGAGCAGTTGCCCGTGTGGCTGGCGGATCACAACCGCATCGAGGCGGTTGCGCTCGATCCGCACCTGTACCGCCATCACCAGGGCGACGCCGTGCGCCACGCCTTCCGCGTGGCCAGCGGGCTCGATTCCATGGTGCTGGGCGAGCCCCAGATCCTGGGCCAGATGAAAGACGCCGTGCGCGCCGCCGATGCGGCGGGTTCGCTCGGCACGCTGCTGCACCAGCTGTTCCAGCGCACGTTCTCGGTGGCCAAGGAAGTCCGTTCGCAAACCGCCATCGGCGCGCAGTCCGTGTCCATGGCCGCAGCCGCGGTGCGACTGGCCGAGCGCGTGTTCGGCAAGCTCGACCAGGCCCGGGTGCTGTTCATCGGCGCAGGCGAAATGATCGAGCTGTGCGCCACGCACTTCGCCGCGCAGCGTCCGCACAGCATGGTGGTGGCAAACCGCACCGTCGAACGCGCCGAGGCGCTGGCCGGCCGGTTCGCGGCGGGCACGATGAAGCTGGCCGACCTGACCGAACGCCTGTCCGAATTTGACGTCATCGTGTCCTGTACGGCCAGTTCCCTGCCCATCATGGGCCTGGGCATGGTCGAGCGTGCCACCAAGCTGCGCCGCCACCGCCCCATGGTCATGGTCGACCTGGCCGTGCCGCGCGACATCGAGCCCGAAGTCGGCCGCCTGGACGACGTCTATCTCTACTCCGTCGACGATCTGGGCCGCCTGGTGCAAACCGGCACCGACGCGCGCCGCGCGGCGGTGGTGCAGGCCGAGGCCATCATCGAAAACCGCGTCCAGGGCTTCATGCACTGGATGCAATCGCGCGAAGTCGTACCCGTCATCCGCGATCTGCACCAGGCCGCGGCCGACGTGCAGGCCGCCGAACTCGACCGTGCGCGCCGCGCCCTGGCGCGCGGCGATTCCCCCGAGGCCGTGCTCGAGCAACTGGCGCACGGCCTTACTCAAAAGTACCTGCACGGTCCGCTGGCGGCGCTCAACCGCAGCGAAGGCGACGAGCGCCGGCAACTGCTGGGCTGGATGCCGCGCCTGTTCCCCAACCGCGACACGCGCCGGTAG
- a CDS encoding SDR family oxidoreductase, giving the protein MSPDVLVTGGSRGIGRAIVARLRDDGMRVVNFDVQPPEAPFPDETYVAVDLSDAAATRAAVAQLARERQVLRLVNNAGIVRPADIEAVQPEDLDAVAAVNLRAPLLLLQGLLPSMRAAGFGRVVNVASRAALGKTRRSVYAATKAGLLGLTRTWALETAPHGITVNAVGPGPIATELFHRVNPPDAPQTAQIVSAIPVRRMGTPDDVAHAVASLLDARAGFITGQVLYVCGGMTVGLGNAS; this is encoded by the coding sequence ATGAGCCCCGACGTGCTGGTCACCGGCGGCAGCCGCGGCATCGGGCGCGCCATCGTCGCGCGGCTGCGGGATGACGGAATGCGCGTGGTCAACTTCGACGTGCAGCCGCCCGAGGCTCCGTTCCCCGACGAAACCTATGTGGCCGTCGACCTGTCCGATGCGGCCGCCACCCGCGCGGCGGTAGCGCAGCTGGCGCGCGAGCGGCAGGTGCTGCGGCTGGTGAACAACGCCGGCATCGTGCGGCCCGCCGACATCGAGGCCGTACAGCCCGAAGACCTGGACGCCGTCGCCGCGGTGAACCTGCGCGCGCCGCTGTTGCTGCTGCAGGGCCTGCTGCCATCCATGCGGGCCGCGGGCTTCGGCCGCGTGGTCAACGTGGCCAGCCGCGCGGCGCTGGGCAAGACGCGGCGCAGCGTCTACGCCGCCACCAAGGCCGGCCTGCTGGGGCTGACGCGCACCTGGGCCCTGGAGACCGCGCCGCACGGCATCACGGTCAACGCCGTGGGGCCCGGCCCCATCGCCACCGAGCTGTTCCACCGCGTCAATCCGCCTGACGCGCCGCAGACCGCGCAGATCGTGTCCGCCATCCCCGTGCGCCGCATGGGCACGCCGGACGACGTGGCGCACGCCGTGGCCAGCCTGCTGGACGCACGCGCGGGCTTCATCACCGGCCAGGTGCTGTACGTATGCGGCGGCATGACGGTCGGCCTGGGGAATGCGTCATGA
- a CDS encoding UbiX family flavin prenyltransferase, producing MRRLVVGITGATGAIYAVRMLQVLRDVPDVESHLVISASGVLNIQHELDIGRHEVQALADQVHSVRAVGATLASGAFETAGMVIVPCSMRTLAAVAHGLSDNLITRAADVTLKERRRLVMMVRETPFNLAHLRNMTAVTEMGGIVFPPLPAFYHRPKSIDEMVDHTVARVLDLFGIKVPGPTWEGT from the coding sequence ATGCGGCGGCTGGTCGTCGGCATCACGGGCGCCACGGGCGCCATCTATGCGGTGCGCATGCTGCAGGTGCTGCGCGACGTGCCGGACGTCGAGTCGCACCTGGTCATCTCGGCCTCGGGCGTGCTGAACATCCAGCACGAGCTCGACATCGGCCGCCATGAAGTGCAGGCCCTGGCCGACCAGGTGCACAGCGTGCGTGCGGTCGGCGCCACGCTGGCCAGCGGCGCGTTCGAGACCGCGGGCATGGTGATCGTGCCGTGCTCCATGCGCACGCTGGCGGCGGTGGCGCATGGGCTGTCCGACAACCTGATCACCCGTGCGGCCGACGTCACGCTGAAAGAGCGGCGCCGGCTGGTCATGATGGTGCGCGAGACGCCGTTCAACCTGGCGCACCTGCGCAACATGACCGCCGTCACCGAAATGGGCGGCATCGTGTTTCCGCCGCTGCCGGCCTTCTACCACCGGCCCAAGTCCATCGACGAGATGGTCGACCACACCGTGGCGCGCGTGCTGGACCTGTTCGGCATCAAGGTGCCCGGACCGACATGGGAAGGCACCTGA